From the Gadus chalcogrammus isolate NIFS_2021 chromosome 18, NIFS_Gcha_1.0, whole genome shotgun sequence genome, the window CTCCCTGATCCCTCCCGCCAAGACGCCAGAGAAGTGCAGCATGGAGATGATGGAGCGCGGCCCGGACAAGAGCAAGTCTCAGCAGGCCCAGTCCCTGCTGGCCCAGAAGTCGGTGCGCGGCTGGTGGCCCTGCACCATCGACAAGGACGGCAAGAAGGAGCTGGGCGTGAGTACAGAGGGCGTGGTTTGGTTATTCACGGTGCATGATgggaagagagaaaagagagtaAAGAGTGATCGATAGTAACCCAGACCAGGCTGGTAGAGGTATTGTATGATGGCCTTAGCAACCTGGTAACTTATAGGGTTGTTATATGTTCATGGTATCATTCAAGTCTTCATTGATCGTGGAACCGTGTTCCTGCATTGTAAATCACACTATTATTTCATTAATAGTCCATTTATTGACAGATGGTCTTGAATCAAGCTATTGGCCCAGAAATCTTGTATCAATGTTCAGGGTTAGAACTCacaagttgtttttttgcagTCGAATGCCAAGATTTGCTTTGACAAACTATTATGCTTAGTAATGTAAATGTGCAAATAAATGTTGGATGGTAAGCCCTaatgtggtgcgtgtgtgtgtgtgtgtgtgtgtgtgtgtcagggcaaGGTGGAGTTGACGCTGGAGATCGTGGGTGATGAGGATGCCGATGAGAAACCGGCTGGAAAGGGCCGGGATGAGCCCAACATGAACCCCAGACTAGAACCCCCCAAGTAAGTAGAGGCGCTTCCCGACACACATGCTCTCACCCAGCTGTGAAAAGTCCAGCGGGGGGGGGTTTGTCAGCCAAATGGTTTCAGGTTCGAACCCCAGTGTCCGGTGGATCATGACGTGTATAAAACCTGTTACGTTTTTCAAACATCTCATCGGTGTATAAGAGTTTAAAGTCCTTTCTTAGTTCACAGTCATCCTGAATAACGAGTGAATGCTTCCTCCACCAGTCGGCCAGACACCTCGTTCTTCTGGTTCACCAGCCCCTGCAAGGCGATGAAGTTCATCGTGTGGCGCCGCTTCAGATGCCTCTTCATCATGCTGATCCTCCTGGTTATCGTGGGGCTCTTCCTCGGAATCCTCCTGTACTCCTTGCCGGTAAGAACGAGCTCAACAGTTAGTGGCTTCAGACGGATTCATCTTGGCCACAGGTCGAACGAATTAGTGAATTAACGAATTAAAGCACATATTTACACACAGATGATCTATGATTCTGACAATCAAACTAACCCAAGAAACAAAGTAAAATAGTTACGTGATTAAATACAAttatcactttttttttcaccaaCAGAACTACATTTCTATGAAGATAGTTAATCCAATGGGTTAAGGAACTACGGCGACGATCCATAATCTTCACCAAACGACCAAAGAATATGAGAAAAGGACCTCTATGTGAACAATAATTCCTCTGTACCGCCTTCTCCAAGCCAATTTCTTACAAGTTGTACACGATCACTGTAAATAGAAAATGACATACCAACTgtaaactttttttatttttacggcCACATGGGAGGGTATGAGTTTTATGCATGAAGAGAAAGTAAATCAGGATCGGATTGTTTAAATTGTGTAATGCTGATTGAATCACCACCTATTTTTGatgattaaaaatgtataaaacaatGTGCTGCCTCTCCTCAAATTGATTCCAACTGAACAAGACAATGCTAATGATAGCAGCACGTGAAGATCACCAGAAAAATAGGACAGGAAAGTATACataattttttataaaaataaatgttaatcCTACTCAACATTAAGATAAATTCAGCAGAGCCCAACATGTAATCTACACGTCCTGAGTttaaaacacatgtacacatgtaaGTCTTACATTCTGTGTTTACCACAAAACTAAATTTCTGATTTCAAAACAAATTCTACAAAGTAAGCTGTCAGAAGAGCTGGGATTTCTACACATCCAACCCATCCCTGGGTTTCAGAGTATTCTTCCGCTTTCATGGGCTGGTGCCTTTACTCTTCCCCTGAGGCCAGTAGCTGGCAGCGCTGCTGGAGCACGGCCTCCACCTCCCCTAGCCGTGCCAGGCTGTTGGCCTTGCCCTGGAACCGCCCGTTCTTCCCCGCCCCCTTCCCTTCAAGCATCTCCAGGACCCTGCGAACAGCAGAGGAAATAGCTGTAATACTAGCAATATCTATACCAACACAACTTCTTATATCCCTAATATTGGCCTCCTTGAGCCAGATGTCTAACACCGTCTTTCTCCTCAGCGACCAGAATCACTTTGGAGAAGTCTTAATGTTGAATAGAAATGGTTTCAAAACTGACATCCTCACATTTGAAAACCTCACATTTTCACACGGGGGTCATCGTAGACcaaacacaggtgtcactcTTAATACTTACGGTCTGCTACTTTTATGAACCAGTAGTCTTAATTAGTGAAGATAACTATACTACCTGTGCCAAGGTACATATAAGGAGCAGAACAATAATTGGCTTTATGAGCGACACCCGTGTTTGACCTACCAACTCTTTGAAAAGGATCTATCTAGAATTGTGCAATTGTTGAACTGCTTTGTGTTGAGGGCAATGTTCCTGACAAGAACATGTTTTAACAGACACATCAAAAGGTGTCCAGACAGGAATGGGTGAGGAGGTGCCATGTGTGTCCACCCTTACCGCGGTCCCATCTCTGAAACCACATCACTGGGACCGGCCAGGAGGAACAGCCCaggccccttctcctccccgaCACTCAGGAACACCAGCGTCTCCATGGGTAAAGAGGAAGGTTAATGCCGTTAATACCCAATATAGGTGTAAGCTTGATGCACTCAAATATCCACAATTGCAATCATCGTCTCACCTCGGGGCCGATTTCGTTTGCGATGATGTTCATGAATTCGTTGTCGCCTTCTTTTCTGCAGGACGCAAAAAAGATGAAAGTGGAGTTCAACAAACTCATTACATTAACAACAACCTGCCATCTCGGCAGGGCGTGAGCTAACCGAAAAAAGGTCTTACTTGTGCAAGGTGAAGAAGTTGCCTCTTTGCGGGCTGCTCTTGAAGTTCTGTGCAATGAGAAGGGCCAAGTCTCGCAGCAAGCCCAGATTGCTCTGCAAGAACAAATGCATGATTTAGATTATCGTTAATATATGACAGGACGATTTGGAAATATACAAATAACACCTGTAAGATACTACttagtttatttaaaataagttAATAACTGTGATGGTGGAGATCAGCTTACTTTCTGCAGGAGCTTCACACACTTCTGGGTCTTGGCGACGGCCTCTACGTGCTCGTCAGGTCCAGTTctgagagaaaaacaaaagtatttttttttctttgtttaggGCACTCTTTGGATATTTCTGTAAAAAGGCTGTTCAATCGTAGAAAGGGTTAAGCGCTCACTTTAACAGGGAGACCAGCGACCGCTCGGTGCTGTAGCATTTCTCTGCATATTTCAGAACCCGGTTTCCCACCAAGAAGATCAGGTTAGTTTTGTTCTTCTTTCCCTTTTCGGTGGACAGGAGTTTAATCGCCTAGAATAATGTAAAGAGTGTTAAAAATGTCCCTGATTTTATCACTAACAAGTCAGATGGAAGGACAATAACCTGGACACCTGTTAATGTGACCAAAACGCATGGTTTGccttggtgtgtatgtgtggtataGATTCTTGCCTGTAGTTGGCTGAGGTTGGACACATGGGTTCCGCAGCACATGTTGGCGTCGATACCCTCAATGTCGATGATCCGGACGGGCCCTGCGAGGTCATCAGGCAGCCCCCGGCTCCTGGCCTGGTTCACGCACACAACGCAGGTTAAAACCCACTCTGGGCTGTTGGTCGCCAAATTGCCTACCCAATTTTTATTAGTGTGTAGCTATAGGAAAGTAAACTGTAGGTCACTTTGGAAATAAGGCCCTGTTTAATGACCCAATACTTATCTGAACTAGAGCCTTTTAAGAAACTTCTCTGTGCTCACCTTTTCCAGGGCGGGGTCGTCCAAGGCGAGCAGCTGCAGGGTGACCGGGACGTGGGCCCGGATCTTCTCGTTCACGGCCTCCTCCAGGGCCTGCAGCTGGGCCGGGGTCACGCTGGCCGTGTCCAGCTCTATGTTGCTTCGCTGGCGCCCCAGCTCCCTGGAGGCAAGGGCACCACATCAGGGTGTTTTATGATCAGATGTGCAGTATACAATTGTTTCTTCTAAACAGTGAACATTCTTACAGCAAGAGTCATTAACACAGTCAAAGTGTTAATTAGGAAAAAGCTAAAGCAGAAATGTATGAAGGCAGTCTGTTAAATAAAATActgccaaataaaaaaaatcacgaGCATAAAGGAAACACAGCCGTTATCAGTGCAGCCATATTTCTCTGAGTCAAACAGAAAGGGAGATTTAAACATTTTAGGTTACGAAGTAGACTTACCATGAAGTTGTCTTAAAGCCGAACATTGTTTCTGCCAGGGCGGAGATGAGATGTTGACCTAATAaggaaaataacaacaaaaagttGAAACTCATACCTATATAGACTTGTTCATATAGAGACAATATTTTCAAAAGAGACATTTAGAAATATGCAAACAGCTACAATATGTTATAAGTGACATGAATCAGTTATTCCTCTATATTAAAAGGCTATTCTCTTGAAGAATATGATGGGTGTGGCTTTTGAGTGCATTCTCACCCGAGTGTTGCTGCATGTGGTCAAACCTCCTGTCCCAGTCCAACTTAAGCTGCACCTCCTGGCCCACCTCCAGCGAGGAGCTAACAAAGTGGACGGCATCAGCCCCATGCCTCGTCACCTTGATGACTGGCACGTCTCCTATTAACCCATGGTCGTCCGGCTGGAGGAACACATGCTCCATTAAGTGATACTTTCGAGAACACTGATGATTTGAGTTAAGTCGTCCTAATAATGCGCCCCAATGTTGAATTGCAGCCATTCATTTAAAAGTGTTGGCAATACATTTTAAGCAGTAACTTGATATTCATGTAAAGCGTGTAGTTAATTTACAAAACAGAAACTAAAACCAAACTTACTTGACCACCCCCCTCCGGAAACAAGATGGTATCTTGAAGTTTGACGTTGAAGCCTTTAACagtttctttctttccattGACTTCTTGTTTATGTTCAGCAGGGCAGCAGGACACTACAGTGGTGACGAACTAAATAACATGCGGTGCATTGGTACACACATCATGGGACTGTAGGCAAGGTGTGGTTGAATAAAAACACCAATAAGATGGCACGTTATGGAACGATTATTTTGATAAGCACTAAATGTTGAGGGTGAGAGGTTTATTTTTAAGGTATTTGAAATTGGTTTTGAATAATGAATTCCTTCATGGAAACTTTGGCACTCATGAATAGTAGGTGTGCTGACGCAAGTCATTGTAAGTTATATTTAACTGGAACATGTCGCGTGTTTTCGGAGATGTCAGATGTCTTGAGACCGTTAGCTTTTGCTGAAACAAAGGGTATACACAACAGTATAAGTAATCCTAAATATATGTTACAAACGGAATATCCAATACCTCCTTCATAAAGCAGTCTCGTTGACACTGGAAAGCCATGTTTGGTGTTAGGGTCCAGTGCTTAATACTGCTGCACAACCGCGCTGACCACACAGGAAGAACTTCAGCTGTCTACGGAAGCCAAAAGGGCCCAAGTCTAGCgcgacataaacaaaatgatttACGCGATTGTaaatgaaaaatatttatttaattaacacGCGATCAAACAATGTCATAATTTTGTACAGATAATTAAACACAGACGTTTCAGATTTATAAAGAGACCCAAAATAATGTGATGTGAAATCCGGACAATCATTTATTGCAGGCCTGCAAGTTGACAGCATCCGAGTACTTCAATCAGACTGtaggagaagaagagaaaataCATAATTTGTCATTTCAGGATACTGGTATTATAAATCAGGATATTCGATTAGTACACCGGCTAAATACTTGCGTTTCTTGAAATGTAAGACATTCTAATAACTCCATCAAGCAAATGGCCCCAATGGTTGTTTACGTTAAAATAATTGAATGGCTATGCATATTATTGATGCTGTTGTATACTATTAGTTGCACAGCAGTGATTCTAAGGGTCTGTCCAGTAATTGCTATTGACCAAATCAAAGGGCTAAACTACAGCGATGGGCAGAGAAAGACTTACATCACTGAGGTCGCCCATATCTGGTGCCACTCCTACCCTATGGCCACCAATTTCATGGATCATCTGTGAAAAGGGGTGGGGTAAaaaaggtgcacacacacacacacaaaaacaaacacacacacacacacacacacacacacacacacacacacacacacacacacacacacacacacacacacacacacacacacacacaccattttcaatttccaaCTGCATTAAGTCAAAATTATATCTTCTGTATTAAAAATGGTAGTAGGCCAATTGTAGTGAATATATTAGGGTAACTACAGCCGTGTTGTGGTAAATATGAAAGTGATGTGATGGTGTAGTATCTatgattaaatatattatagGTATCGAGGTAAATATAGGTATTGTAGTAaaataggtatatatatatatatacctattttatctatacctatatatatatagtagttCTGTAGTAAATACGGTAGCGTCACTCACGTCCATGTAGTTGTCGTACTCCGCCTTGCCGTCATCCTCTTCGTGCGCCCAGTCCCTCCAGTTGTCAAAGTCCACCGAAATCCAGCTTGACTGCTCAGAGAAGGGTCAAAAGCACccataaatggtgcacacagaCGTTGGTGAAGTCTCATGTGTTCATCATTCAAGATTATTGCTTTAACTAATAAACAGTTTGATGGATGCTGTTATCCAGTGACATACATGAATGACCCCAGTGGGAATCTCCCTCCTAACCCTGGCCATGTAAATGCTTTGCTCTTCCAGTTGAACCAGACTGGAACACATCATTTGAAGGAAAATACTAACTGCACAGTAATATCCGATGATTTTGATCATCCCAGTTCAATACAGTTCCTCTCGGTCTTCGCTTGAGGGTATTTCTCAGTGGCTTGTCAGTCTTCAACAAATTGAACAGTGAGTTTGACTAAAGTGTCGGGAGGTAGTTGACCCTCTCTGCAGACTAACCCACCTTAGCGGGGTCCTTCTGCAGTCGCGGCCAGGCCACGTCTGGTGTGAGTTTACGGATCAACATGTTAATGGTGCGATCGTAGACTCTTTCTCTGGAGTCCTGTATATAAAGGAAAAACATATATTACAATCAAATTTACCTCAATTGGACGTATATTTACTTCATCTCGGTGTCGAactgagtaggcctacatacatgAATTTGGATTCTGTCATAGAAGTACAGCTCGTTGTAAATAACGTCGTCTTCATCATTTTTGCAGCTGAAAACATAATGACATGTGTAAACAGGTGAGACAAcgtttattataattattttctaTTAATCATGGCGTGTagaattgtttgatttatgtctTCATTTCACAAAGAAATACAATGTCTTGCTCATGCATTTTATCA encodes:
- the ptges3l gene encoding putative protein PTGES3L — protein: MNQPKIVRPETSQPARAQWFDRKKYVTVNFMVHKPKCVQVAFHPDKMILCCKNDEDDVIYNELYFYDRIQIHDSRERVYDRTINMLIRKLTPDVAWPRLQKDPAKSSWISVDFDNWRDWAHEEDDGKAEYDNYMDMIHEIGGHRVGVAPDMGDLSDSD
- the aarsd1 gene encoding alanyl-tRNA editing protein Aarsd1 — encoded protein: MAFQCQRDCFMKEFVTTVVSCCPAEHKQEVNGKKETVKGFNVKLQDTILFPEGGGQPDDHGLIGDVPVIKVTRHGADAVHFVSSSLEVGQEVQLKLDWDRRFDHMQQHSGQHLISALAETMFGFKTTSWELGRQRSNIELDTASVTPAQLQALEEAVNEKIRAHVPVTLQLLALDDPALEKARSRGLPDDLAGPVRIIDIEGIDANMCCGTHVSNLSQLQAIKLLSTEKGKKNKTNLIFLVGNRVLKYAEKCYSTERSLVSLLKTGPDEHVEAVAKTQKCVKLLQKSNLGLLRDLALLIAQNFKSSPQRGNFFTLHKKEGDNEFMNIIANEIGPETLVFLSVGEEKGPGLFLLAGPSDVVSEMGPRVLEMLEGKGAGKNGRFQGKANSLARLGEVEAVLQQRCQLLASGEE